In Vibrio marisflavi CECT 7928, the following are encoded in one genomic region:
- a CDS encoding NAD-glutamate dehydrogenase: MTARDTLMPVLLEKVYKLIQDKLELAQQPFVTQLANHLFGNVSHDDLHERNESDLYGAVISLWHHINEKKAEEVSVRVFNPTVSRQGWQSTHTIVEIVVPDSPFLVDSIKMALSRLDLASHLMLHGPTQIDRTKKGSVCGINSGSGIFQSLFHIEVDRLSDKETMTALKTELLKVLSDTGLVVKDWLLMVEKLEEVTNQLETQKKSLPIEKDHYNETINFLRWLGDHNFTFMGYKEYDLVDIEGDTELRPSKDKGLGLFADSNRVRTAKLSEFSDSARLEAKKPYLLIVTKGNVQSHIHRPAYTDYVGIKKFDKNGKVIGEHRFTGLYTSAVYNQSVAGIPLIREKVGRILDASGYRDGSYSYKALHNILENYPRDELLQANEEELLEVGTGVVQMQDRDLLRLFVRKDPFGRFFSCMVYVTKDRYNTELRRQTQRILKASFGCEQEVEFTTYFSESPLARTHYIVRVDNNNMNVNVKNIEQNLMEASSNWDDRLSEAIVANFGESKGLPLSKEYMRAFPRSYKEDVMPGSAVADIERLEALDDSHKLGMLFYRPQEEAADSKAVRLKLYHRDEPIHLSDVMPMLENLGLRVIGESPYEVHKTNGQTYWILDFSMLHKSENNVDLREARDRFQQAFAAIWSGDLESDGFNRLVLGASLTGREISILRAYARYMRQVGFPFSQHYIEETLSHYPHLAKGLVELFGKRFDPKSRGSKKGQEDLIKKITQQLDHVESLDDDRIIRRYMEMINATLRTNYYQLDENNQPKPWLSLKLSPSDIPEIPKPVPAFEIFVYAPDIEGVHLRGGKVARGGLRWSDRQEDFRTEILGLVKAQQVKNTVIVPVGAKGGFVCKRQHNLSNRDDIFAEGQRCYKRFIRALLDVSDNVIDGEIIPPKQVIRHDEDDPYLVVAADKGTATFSDLANYVSEEYNFWLGDAFASGGSNGYDHKAMGITAKGGWESVKRHFREMGIDCQKTDFTAIGVGDMAGDVFGNGMLLSKHIRLQAAFNHLHIFIDPDPKSGPSWKERDRLFNLPRSSWEDYDSKLISKGGGIFSRRAKSISLTPEIQKMLGTKKSSVAPNDLIKMILSMEVDLLWNGGIGTYVKASTETHTDVGDRANDILRIDGQDLKAKVVGEGGNLGMTQLGRVEYALKGGRVNTDFVDNVGGVDCSDNEVNIKIFLNGLVTQGDLTVKQRNNILESMEDEVGEIVLDDAYCQSESISVTEQQGVSIVKEQIRFIHAMEKAGHLDRALEYIPDDETLLEREKLGLALTRPELSVLVAYGKMVLKEELVHEDISNDEFHAQQLTNYFPTKLREKFTKHMVNHPLRSEIIATALANQMVNEVGCNFITRLQEETGSTAVDIANAYSAAREIFSLGDVLKQVRALDNKADANAQYDVIYFVRRTLRRLTRWLLRNRSTKLSVKEVVELYRSDVVTITENLDKILVPEEVDEHNQVAKAWVEKGISSKVANYVARLSSLYSVLDISSAARETNHSVEQTGKLYFYLGDRLSLHWFLKQINTQAVDNHWQALARAAFREDLDWQQRQLTVQVLSCTCDPKEFDVLKALDEWIASNEVALHRWENILNEFKVGSVHEFAKFSVALRELNLLNLNCLTSE, from the coding sequence ATGACCGCGCGTGATACTTTAATGCCGGTGCTGCTTGAAAAAGTGTATAAACTTATTCAAGACAAACTAGAGCTAGCTCAACAGCCATTTGTTACACAACTTGCAAATCATCTTTTTGGAAATGTGTCTCACGATGATTTACACGAAAGAAACGAGTCCGACCTTTACGGAGCGGTAATCAGTCTTTGGCATCATATCAACGAGAAAAAAGCAGAAGAAGTTTCTGTTCGAGTCTTCAACCCAACAGTCAGCAGGCAAGGGTGGCAGTCGACTCATACAATTGTTGAAATTGTGGTTCCAGATAGTCCGTTTCTCGTAGACTCGATAAAAATGGCGTTAAGCCGATTAGACCTTGCTTCACACCTTATGCTCCATGGGCCAACACAGATTGATCGTACAAAGAAAGGTTCGGTTTGTGGTATTAATAGTGGTTCAGGAATTTTCCAATCCCTTTTTCATATCGAAGTCGATAGATTAAGTGACAAAGAAACCATGACAGCTTTGAAGACAGAGCTGTTAAAAGTATTGTCTGATACTGGTTTGGTTGTCAAAGATTGGTTATTAATGGTCGAAAAGCTGGAAGAAGTAACTAACCAGCTAGAAACTCAAAAGAAGTCTCTTCCGATTGAAAAAGATCACTACAACGAAACGATTAACTTTCTTCGCTGGTTAGGAGATCACAATTTCACCTTCATGGGTTACAAAGAATACGACTTAGTTGACATTGAAGGTGATACTGAGCTGAGGCCTTCAAAAGATAAAGGTTTAGGCTTGTTCGCGGATTCAAATCGCGTACGTACTGCGAAACTATCTGAGTTTTCGGACTCGGCAAGGCTTGAAGCGAAAAAACCATATTTACTGATTGTAACGAAAGGGAATGTTCAGTCTCATATTCACAGGCCAGCTTACACCGATTATGTCGGGATTAAAAAGTTTGATAAAAATGGAAAAGTGATTGGTGAACATAGATTTACTGGTCTTTACACCTCTGCAGTTTATAACCAAAGCGTTGCTGGCATTCCGTTAATTCGTGAGAAAGTTGGACGTATTCTGGATGCAAGCGGCTATCGCGATGGTTCATATTCTTATAAAGCACTGCACAATATTCTCGAAAACTATCCTAGAGATGAATTGCTTCAAGCGAATGAAGAAGAACTGCTAGAAGTTGGAACTGGCGTTGTTCAGATGCAAGATAGAGACTTGCTAAGATTGTTTGTTCGGAAAGACCCATTTGGACGATTCTTCAGCTGCATGGTTTACGTAACAAAAGATCGCTACAACACAGAATTGCGTAGGCAGACTCAAAGAATACTAAAAGCTTCATTTGGTTGTGAACAAGAAGTTGAATTTACAACTTATTTCTCGGAAAGTCCTTTAGCTAGAACACACTACATTGTCCGTGTTGACAATAATAATATGAACGTAAACGTAAAAAATATTGAGCAAAACTTGATGGAAGCATCTTCCAACTGGGATGACCGCTTATCTGAAGCTATTGTTGCCAACTTTGGAGAAAGTAAAGGTTTACCACTTTCCAAAGAGTACATGCGTGCATTTCCAAGATCTTATAAAGAAGATGTAATGCCTGGCTCAGCAGTTGCTGATATTGAAAGACTTGAAGCCTTGGATGATAGCCACAAACTTGGCATGCTTTTCTATCGACCTCAAGAAGAAGCCGCTGATTCAAAAGCAGTCCGCTTAAAACTCTATCACCGAGATGAGCCAATTCACCTATCTGATGTGATGCCAATGTTAGAGAACTTGGGATTACGAGTGATTGGTGAATCCCCATATGAAGTCCATAAAACAAATGGTCAGACATATTGGATCCTTGATTTCTCAATGCTTCACAAAAGTGAAAACAATGTTGATCTTCGCGAAGCTAGAGATCGATTCCAACAGGCTTTTGCGGCTATCTGGTCTGGTGACTTAGAAAGTGATGGATTTAACCGACTTGTTTTAGGTGCATCACTCACTGGTCGTGAAATCTCTATTCTTCGTGCTTACGCAAGATACATGCGCCAAGTGGGTTTCCCATTCAGTCAACACTATATAGAAGAAACGCTAAGCCATTATCCTCATTTGGCAAAAGGTTTAGTCGAGCTATTTGGCAAAAGGTTTGATCCAAAATCTAGGGGTAGTAAGAAAGGTCAAGAAGATCTGATTAAGAAGATCACGCAACAATTAGATCATGTAGAAAGTTTGGATGATGACCGTATCATTCGCCGCTATATGGAAATGATTAATGCGACATTGAGAACTAACTATTACCAACTTGATGAAAATAATCAACCTAAACCTTGGTTGTCACTTAAGTTAAGCCCTAGTGATATCCCAGAAATTCCGAAACCCGTACCTGCATTTGAAATTTTTGTTTACGCACCGGATATAGAAGGTGTGCACCTACGTGGTGGAAAAGTTGCGCGTGGTGGTTTGCGTTGGTCGGACAGACAAGAAGATTTCCGTACTGAAATTTTGGGTTTGGTTAAAGCTCAACAAGTTAAAAATACGGTTATTGTACCGGTTGGTGCAAAAGGTGGCTTCGTATGTAAGCGTCAACATAACCTATCAAATAGAGATGATATTTTTGCCGAAGGTCAACGTTGCTACAAACGCTTTATTCGAGCGTTGTTAGATGTTTCTGACAATGTTATCGATGGCGAAATTATCCCACCAAAACAAGTCATTAGACATGATGAAGATGACCCGTATTTGGTAGTAGCGGCAGATAAAGGTACTGCAACTTTCTCTGATTTAGCCAACTATGTTTCAGAAGAATATAACTTCTGGCTAGGTGATGCATTTGCCTCTGGTGGTTCAAATGGTTATGACCACAAAGCAATGGGCATCACAGCTAAAGGTGGCTGGGAGTCGGTGAAACGCCACTTCAGAGAAATGGGAATTGATTGCCAGAAAACTGATTTTACCGCTATCGGTGTTGGCGATATGGCGGGTGATGTTTTTGGTAATGGTATGTTGTTGTCGAAACACATTCGATTGCAAGCAGCCTTTAACCACCTTCATATCTTTATCGACCCAGATCCAAAATCTGGTCCGAGTTGGAAAGAACGTGACCGCCTATTTAATTTACCTCGCTCTAGCTGGGAAGATTACGATTCAAAACTTATCTCTAAAGGTGGTGGCATTTTCTCTCGTCGAGCTAAATCAATTTCTCTTACTCCAGAAATCCAGAAAATGCTTGGCACGAAGAAGTCATCTGTTGCACCAAATGATTTAATCAAGATGATCTTGTCAATGGAAGTTGACCTTCTGTGGAACGGCGGTATCGGAACTTACGTCAAAGCGTCAACAGAGACTCATACTGATGTTGGCGATCGAGCAAACGATATATTACGTATTGATGGTCAAGACTTGAAAGCCAAAGTAGTCGGTGAAGGCGGTAACTTAGGTATGACTCAGCTTGGTCGTGTTGAATACGCGCTGAAAGGTGGCCGAGTAAATACCGATTTCGTCGACAACGTTGGTGGGGTAGATTGTTCAGATAACGAAGTTAACATAAAGATCTTTTTGAATGGTCTTGTGACTCAAGGTGATCTTACAGTTAAGCAGCGCAACAATATTCTTGAGTCGATGGAAGATGAAGTAGGTGAAATTGTACTTGATGACGCATACTGTCAATCTGAATCAATTTCCGTTACTGAACAGCAAGGCGTATCTATCGTTAAAGAGCAGATTCGCTTTATCCATGCTATGGAAAAAGCAGGTCATTTAGATCGTGCACTTGAATATATTCCAGATGACGAAACTTTGCTTGAGCGTGAAAAACTAGGTTTAGCGTTGACGAGGCCAGAGCTTTCTGTGTTAGTAGCATATGGAAAAATGGTACTAAAAGAAGAGTTAGTTCACGAAGATATTTCAAATGATGAGTTTCATGCGCAGCAGCTAACAAACTATTTCCCAACCAAGCTGCGTGAAAAATTTACCAAGCATATGGTAAATCACCCGTTGAGATCTGAAATAATTGCTACAGCGTTAGCCAACCAAATGGTGAACGAAGTAGGGTGCAACTTTATCACTAGGCTGCAGGAAGAAACTGGATCAACAGCGGTAGATATTGCTAATGCTTATAGTGCAGCTCGAGAAATTTTCTCACTCGGCGACGTATTAAAACAAGTTCGTGCACTGGATAACAAAGCTGACGCGAATGCTCAGTATGATGTTATATATTTTGTGCGACGTACTTTGCGACGCCTAACTCGTTGGTTATTACGTAATAGATCTACAAAGCTTTCAGTTAAAGAAGTTGTGGAGCTATACAGAAGTGACGTGGTAACCATTACAGAAAATCTCGATAAGATACTAGTTCCTGAAGAAGTTGATGAACATAATCAAGTTGCTAAAGCTTGGGTAGAGAAGGGGATTAGCTCCAAAGTTGCTAACTATGTAGCGCGGCTATCAAGCTTGTACTCTGTTCTTGATATTTCTTCGGCTGCTAGAGAAACTAATCACTCAGTCGAACAAACTGGTAAACTCTATTTCTATCTTGGCGATAGACTTTCACTTCATTGGTTCTTGAAACAAATCAATACTCAAGCAGTAGACAATCACTGGCAAGCTTTGGCTCGCGCCGCGTTTAGAGAAGACCTCGATTGGCAGCAGCGTCAGCTAACAGTCCAAGTTTTGAGTTGTACTTGCGACCCGAAAGAGTTTGATGTGTTAAAAGCATTGGATGAATGGATTGCGAGTAATGAAGTTGCACTACACCGTTGGGAAAATATTCTTAATGAGTTTAAAGTTGGTTCTGTACATGAGTTTGCGAAATTCTCAGTAGCGCTAAGAGAGCTTAATTTATTGAACTTGAACTGTTTAACTAGCGAGTAG
- the pyrD gene encoding quinone-dependent dihydroorotate dehydrogenase, with translation MLYRIARTGFFQLDAEKAHDLAIQNFKRFTGTPLDIFYRQQLPNRPVECMGLTFRNPVGLAAGLDKNGECIEAFDAMGFGYVEVGTVTPRPQPGNDKPRLFRLIEAEGIINRMGFNNLGVDNLVDNIKKSKFNCLLGINIGKNKDTPIEQGVEDYLICMDKVYQYADYIAVNISSPNTPDLRSLQYGEALDELLSALKSKQKKLEDIHGKYVPIALKIAPDLSDKEISQICQSLVKHEIDGVIATNTTLDRSLVEGMKNANETGGLSGRPLTLRSTEVVRLLHKELDGKLPIVGVGGIDSYVSAKEKLMAGASLVQVYSGFIFKGPSLVKDIVKNL, from the coding sequence ATGCTTTACCGTATAGCAAGAACAGGCTTTTTTCAACTCGATGCCGAGAAGGCACACGACCTTGCAATTCAAAACTTCAAACGCTTTACTGGCACACCACTTGACATCTTTTATCGTCAACAACTTCCAAATCGCCCAGTCGAATGCATGGGACTAACCTTTAGAAACCCAGTAGGGTTGGCTGCCGGCTTGGATAAAAACGGTGAGTGTATAGAAGCATTTGATGCTATGGGCTTTGGTTACGTCGAAGTTGGCACGGTTACGCCACGTCCACAACCTGGAAATGACAAACCAAGATTATTCCGTCTTATTGAGGCCGAAGGAATTATCAACCGTATGGGGTTCAATAACCTAGGTGTTGATAATCTAGTAGACAATATTAAGAAGTCGAAGTTTAACTGTTTACTCGGTATTAACATTGGCAAAAATAAAGACACGCCAATCGAGCAGGGAGTTGAAGATTACCTTATTTGTATGGATAAGGTTTATCAGTATGCTGATTATATCGCGGTCAACATTTCATCTCCAAACACTCCGGATTTAAGAAGTCTTCAATATGGTGAAGCTCTTGATGAGTTGTTATCAGCATTGAAGTCAAAGCAGAAAAAACTCGAAGATATCCACGGGAAATATGTACCTATCGCACTAAAGATCGCACCAGATCTAAGTGATAAAGAAATCAGCCAAATCTGCCAATCCCTCGTTAAGCATGAGATTGATGGTGTGATTGCAACCAACACAACATTAGATCGTTCGTTGGTTGAAGGTATGAAAAATGCTAATGAAACCGGTGGTTTAAGTGGGCGTCCTCTAACACTAAGAAGCACAGAAGTAGTAAGGCTTCTTCACAAAGAACTAGATGGTAAGCTGCCAATCGTCGGAGTAGGTGGTATCGATTCTTATGTTTCGGCAAAAGAAAAACTTATGGCTGGAGCTAGTTTAGTTCAAGTATATTCTGGGTTTATATTTAAAGGTCCATCATTGGTAAAAGATATAGTTAAAAACCTTTAG
- a CDS encoding cell division protein ZapC: protein MLKPSDKWTWYYDEGEGHLMLDLGDDIVFKTNLPKKLLVDCAFGINEFSVDDASSFQTFREQIATLDITEPRQAELTLYCVAAKRFHKTVQPRSWFFDRSNNGDAPEEGDIVYLENQHNSGYFIVLDVGESASLCSYIDLEEYILAPSKELQFGQAIKVMHDRLTVTGKVHARQQVFMAG, encoded by the coding sequence ATGTTGAAACCAAGTGATAAATGGACTTGGTACTATGACGAAGGAGAGGGCCATTTGATGCTCGATCTGGGGGATGACATAGTATTTAAGACCAATCTGCCTAAAAAGCTGTTAGTAGATTGTGCTTTCGGTATCAATGAATTTTCTGTTGACGATGCGTCTTCTTTCCAAACGTTCAGAGAACAAATCGCGACATTGGATATAACCGAACCAAGACAAGCCGAATTGACGCTTTACTGCGTAGCGGCAAAAAGATTTCATAAGACAGTCCAACCAAGAAGTTGGTTTTTTGACCGCTCTAATAATGGCGATGCTCCAGAAGAAGGGGATATCGTATATTTAGAGAACCAACATAATAGTGGGTATTTTATTGTGTTGGATGTGGGCGAGTCTGCAAGCTTGTGTTCGTATATTGATTTAGAAGAATACATATTGGCTCCAAGTAAGGAGCTTCAATTTGGCCAAGCAATAAAAGTGATGCATGACCGCCTGACTGTCACTGGCAAAGTTCATGCTCGTCAACAAGTGTTTATGGCTGGATAA